The following proteins are encoded in a genomic region of Thermus sp. LT1-2-5:
- a CDS encoding ABC transporter ATP-binding protein — protein MKALEVHHATKRFGGLVAVNDVSLTVNQGEIFSVIGPNGAGKTTFFNLLTGIYAPDEGKILLFGKDVTGLSPDRIAKEGVGRTFQNIRLFGAMTVLENILVGMHVHIQVPYFHAVFRTPLARREERRAEEEAKRLLQYVGLLHRKDELAKNLPYGEQRKLEIARALALKPRLLLLDEPAAGMNPKETEELQAFIQKLREELGITIVLIEHDMRLVMRISDRIAVLEYGSKIAEGTPEEVRQNPRVIEAYLGKGAAGGAA, from the coding sequence ATGAAGGCCCTGGAGGTACACCACGCCACCAAGCGCTTTGGCGGCCTTGTGGCGGTGAACGACGTGAGCCTCACCGTGAACCAAGGGGAGATCTTTTCCGTCATCGGCCCCAACGGGGCGGGCAAGACCACCTTCTTCAACCTCCTCACGGGCATCTACGCCCCTGACGAGGGAAAGATCCTCCTTTTTGGCAAGGATGTGACCGGCCTTTCCCCCGACCGCATCGCCAAGGAAGGGGTGGGGCGCACCTTCCAGAACATCCGCCTCTTCGGCGCCATGACCGTGCTGGAGAACATCCTGGTGGGCATGCACGTGCACATCCAGGTGCCCTACTTCCACGCCGTCTTCCGCACCCCCCTGGCCCGGCGGGAGGAAAGGCGGGCGGAAGAAGAGGCCAAGCGGCTTCTCCAGTACGTGGGCCTCCTGCACCGCAAGGACGAGCTGGCCAAGAACCTCCCCTACGGGGAGCAGAGGAAGCTGGAGATCGCCCGAGCCCTGGCCCTGAAGCCGCGGCTTCTCCTCCTGGACGAGCCCGCCGCCGGCATGAACCCCAAGGAAACCGAGGAGCTCCAGGCGTTTATCCAGAAGCTCAGGGAGGAGCTTGGCATCACCATCGTCCTCATCGAGCACGACATGCGCCTTGTCATGCGTATCTCTGACCGCATCGCCGTCTTGGAGTACGGCTCCAAGATCGCCGAGGGAACGCCGGAGGAGGTGCGGCAAAACCCCCGGGTCATCGAGGCCTACCTGGGCAAGGGGGCGGCGGGAGGTGCGGCATGA
- a CDS encoding 5'-nucleotidase C-terminal domain-containing protein, which translates to MKRRDVLQAGAALGLAGLGLGRAQGAFALTLVHTNDTHAHLEPMELTLSGQKVRVGGVAQRVAFFDRLRASRKNLLFLDAGDVFQGTLYFNQYRGLADRYFMHRMLYRVMALGNHEFDLGPGPLAEFLKGARFKVVSANVDASREPRLKGLFASYAILSVGGERVGVIGLTTPDTKEIANPGPTVDFLDPYESAQKAVYELLRRGVNKILVLSHLGYGEDLKLARRLVGVQVIVGGHSHTLLGSFPHKELAPAGPYPTVVKNPEGKDVLVVQAWEWGKVVGVLEVTFDAKGELVAYKGEPFLMTPEVSPEDFFAKEALLAYAQPVLALMQQVIAEAKVDLVGERAIVRRRESNLGNLIADGMVWKTKNAGVQIALQNGGGIRASIPKGPITVGKVYEVLPFGNTLVVMDLKGKEIKAALENGVSQWEQTAGRFLQVSGLRYAFDLSRPAGDRVVRVEVKTERGYVPLDLEATYRVVVNNFIAAGGDGFTVLKEAQGYRVDTGFSDAESFMDYLKELKVVEAGLEGRIEVLNEPKGERPAYWAYRVPGLVGA; encoded by the coding sequence ATAAAGCGGCGGGACGTATTGCAGGCGGGCGCGGCGTTGGGGCTTGCGGGGCTTGGCCTGGGGCGGGCCCAAGGGGCCTTTGCCCTGACCTTGGTGCACACCAACGACACCCACGCCCACCTGGAGCCCATGGAGCTCACCCTTTCCGGGCAGAAAGTGCGGGTGGGCGGGGTGGCGCAACGGGTGGCCTTTTTTGACCGCCTGCGGGCAAGCCGCAAGAACCTCCTCTTCCTGGACGCGGGGGACGTTTTTCAGGGGACGCTTTACTTCAACCAGTACCGGGGCTTGGCGGACCGCTACTTTATGCACCGGATGCTCTACCGGGTCATGGCCTTGGGGAACCACGAGTTTGACCTGGGGCCAGGGCCCTTGGCGGAGTTCCTGAAGGGGGCGAGGTTCAAGGTGGTTTCCGCCAACGTGGACGCCAGCCGGGAGCCCAGGCTCAAGGGGCTTTTCGCCTCCTACGCCATCCTGAGCGTGGGGGGGGAGCGCGTGGGGGTCATCGGTCTCACCACCCCCGACACCAAGGAGATCGCCAACCCGGGCCCCACCGTGGACTTCCTGGACCCCTACGAGAGCGCCCAGAAGGCGGTCTACGAGCTTTTGCGCCGGGGAGTGAACAAGATCCTCGTCCTCTCCCACCTGGGCTACGGCGAGGACCTCAAGCTGGCCCGCAGGCTGGTGGGCGTGCAGGTCATCGTGGGCGGCCACTCCCACACCCTGTTGGGGAGCTTCCCCCACAAGGAACTGGCCCCCGCCGGGCCCTACCCCACGGTGGTCAAGAACCCTGAGGGGAAGGACGTCTTGGTGGTGCAGGCCTGGGAGTGGGGCAAGGTGGTGGGCGTCCTGGAGGTTACCTTTGACGCCAAGGGGGAGCTTGTGGCCTACAAGGGCGAGCCTTTCCTCATGACCCCGGAGGTTTCCCCGGAGGACTTCTTCGCCAAGGAGGCCCTTTTGGCTTACGCCCAGCCGGTTCTGGCCCTGATGCAGCAGGTAATCGCCGAGGCCAAGGTGGACCTGGTGGGGGAAAGGGCCATCGTGCGCCGGCGGGAGAGCAACCTGGGCAACCTCATCGCCGACGGCATGGTCTGGAAGACCAAGAACGCCGGGGTGCAGATCGCTTTGCAAAACGGGGGCGGCATCCGCGCCTCCATTCCCAAGGGCCCCATCACCGTGGGCAAGGTGTACGAGGTGCTCCCCTTCGGCAACACCCTGGTGGTGATGGACCTCAAGGGGAAGGAGATCAAGGCGGCCCTGGAGAACGGGGTTTCCCAGTGGGAGCAGACGGCGGGGCGCTTCCTGCAGGTTTCCGGCCTCCGCTACGCCTTTGACCTCTCCCGGCCCGCCGGGGACCGGGTGGTGCGGGTGGAGGTGAAGACGGAAAGGGGGTACGTGCCCTTGGACCTCGAGGCCACCTACCGGGTGGTGGTGAACAACTTCATCGCCGCCGGCGGGGACGGCTTCACCGTGCTCAAGGAGGCCCAGGGCTACCGGGTGGACACCGGTTTCAGCGACGCCGAGAGCTTCATGGACTACCTCAAGGAGCTGAAGGTGGTGGAGGCGGGCCTCGAGGGCCGGATCGAGGTCCTGAACGAGCCTAAAGGGGAGCGCCCCGCCTACTGGGCCTACCGGGTGCCGGGGCTGGTGGGGGCGTAG
- a CDS encoding ABC transporter ATP-binding protein codes for MSLLELKGVHTYYGHIHALKGISLHVEEGEIVTLIGSNGAGKSTTLRTISGLVKPRQGEVLFQGKAIHRLPAHQIVALGVGHVPEGRKIFPRLTVEENLEIGAYLETDRKVVLERKEQVFALFPRLYERRGQKGGTLSGGEQQMLAIGRALMQNPRILLMDEPSMGLAPVLVDFIFETIQKLNREGKTILLVEQNARLALQIAHRGYVLATGEITLSGPAKALAENPEVQKAYLGEG; via the coding sequence ATGAGCCTTCTGGAACTCAAGGGGGTCCACACCTACTACGGCCACATCCACGCCCTAAAGGGCATCTCCCTGCACGTGGAGGAGGGGGAGATCGTAACCCTTATCGGCTCCAACGGGGCGGGAAAGAGCACCACCTTAAGGACCATCAGCGGCCTAGTAAAGCCGAGGCAGGGGGAGGTCCTCTTCCAAGGGAAGGCCATCCACCGCCTCCCCGCGCACCAGATCGTGGCCCTGGGGGTGGGGCACGTGCCCGAGGGGCGGAAGATCTTCCCCCGGCTCACGGTGGAGGAGAACCTGGAGATCGGGGCCTACCTGGAAACGGACCGCAAGGTGGTCCTGGAGCGCAAGGAACAGGTCTTCGCCCTCTTTCCCCGCCTCTACGAGCGCCGGGGCCAGAAGGGGGGGACGCTCTCCGGCGGGGAGCAGCAGATGCTGGCCATCGGCCGGGCCCTGATGCAAAACCCCAGGATCCTCCTCATGGACGAGCCCTCCATGGGCCTGGCCCCAGTGCTGGTGGACTTCATCTTTGAGACCATCCAGAAGCTGAACCGAGAGGGCAAGACCATCCTCCTGGTGGAGCAAAACGCCAGGCTAGCCTTGCAGATCGCCCATAGGGGCTACGTGCTGGCCACGGGGGAGATCACCCTTTCGGGGCCCGCCAAGGCGCTTGCGGAAAACCCCGAGGTGCAAAAGGCCTACCTGGGGGAAGGCTAA
- a CDS encoding branched-chain amino acid ABC transporter substrate-binding protein, with protein sequence MRKIGLLVAGVAALGMALGQANVIKIATQSPLSGPQAALGEQIKLGAELAVEEAKAKFKALGFDLVLVPYDDQANPDVGVANANRIINDPDILGVVGHLNSGVAIPSSEVYARVNLVMVSPANTNPRVTDRRLPNVNRICGRDDVQGPVGAEYAFNNIKVKNVFIIHDKTAYGQGLAEEFRKRFEALGGKAVAFVGTEETSNFIPIINQIRGARPVPELIYFGGIYSQVGPFLKQLRERGLRTRLMGGDGLDSSELVRLAGAQNAAGTFYTTVAGPVSAFPKARAVAQRFKQKYGKDMEGFGIYAYDSAQVILTALESAIKANGGKKPTREQVSQEVRKVKLEGLTGTIEFDDKGDNKKAKYFVMQVASGGNWADNKLIRIIEMAAPGAR encoded by the coding sequence ATGAGGAAAATCGGGCTTCTGGTAGCAGGTGTAGCCGCCTTGGGCATGGCCCTGGGCCAGGCCAACGTCATCAAGATCGCCACCCAGTCCCCCCTGTCGGGCCCCCAGGCGGCCTTAGGGGAACAGATCAAGCTGGGGGCGGAGTTGGCCGTGGAAGAGGCCAAGGCCAAGTTCAAGGCCTTGGGCTTTGACCTGGTCCTGGTGCCCTACGATGACCAGGCCAACCCCGACGTGGGCGTGGCCAACGCCAACCGCATCATCAACGACCCCGACATCCTGGGCGTGGTGGGCCACCTGAACTCCGGCGTGGCCATCCCCTCCAGCGAGGTCTACGCCCGGGTGAACCTGGTCATGGTCTCCCCCGCCAACACCAACCCCCGGGTCACGGACCGCCGCCTGCCCAACGTCAACCGCATCTGCGGCCGCGACGACGTGCAGGGACCGGTGGGGGCAGAGTACGCCTTCAACAACATTAAAGTGAAGAACGTCTTCATCATCCACGACAAGACCGCCTACGGCCAGGGCCTGGCGGAGGAGTTCCGCAAGCGGTTTGAAGCCCTGGGTGGGAAGGCGGTGGCCTTCGTGGGCACCGAGGAAACCTCCAACTTTATCCCCATCATCAACCAAATCCGGGGGGCCCGTCCCGTGCCCGAACTCATTTACTTCGGCGGCATCTACAGCCAGGTAGGGCCCTTCTTGAAGCAACTCCGGGAGCGGGGCCTCCGCACCCGGCTCATGGGCGGGGACGGCCTGGACTCCAGCGAGCTGGTGCGCCTGGCAGGAGCCCAGAACGCCGCCGGCACCTTCTACACCACCGTGGCCGGCCCCGTGTCCGCCTTCCCCAAGGCTAGGGCCGTAGCCCAGCGCTTCAAGCAGAAGTACGGCAAGGACATGGAAGGCTTCGGCATCTACGCCTACGACTCCGCTCAGGTGATCCTCACCGCCTTGGAGAGCGCCATCAAGGCGAACGGGGGCAAGAAGCCCACCCGGGAGCAGGTGAGCCAGGAAGTGCGCAAGGTCAAGCTTGAGGGGCTCACCGGTACCATCGAGTTTGACGATAAGGGCGACAACAAGAAGGCCAAGTACTTCGTGATGCAGGTGGCCTCCGGCGGCAACTGGGCCGACAACAAGCTGATCCGCATCATCGAAATGGCGGCCCCGGGCGCCCGGTAA
- a CDS encoding branched-chain amino acid ABC transporter permease — translation MLEQILALLPQVIFDGFILGFVYAMVALGYTMVYGVLELINFAHSEIFMIGAVVGVEVFRYLAPHMGNGFLLLFLALVLGGVVAGITAILVERFAYRPLRKRGTTNRLVPLITAIGVSFILQDLVRLIEGLWHNEFFLRMRTVEDLEGSVELFGGAIFAQTKSFILMGVSILMLLGLTYLVNRTKLGVAIRAVAQDLSTASLMGIDPDRIISRTFLIGGSLGGVAGVLFALQYTTITPYVGFLPGLKAFTAAVLGGIGNIPGAMLGGLVLGQLENFFGTYLPILTNGNFGTEYKDVVAFLILILILLLRPQGLLGQVVKEKV, via the coding sequence TTGCTAGAACAGATCCTGGCCCTACTACCCCAGGTGATCTTTGACGGCTTCATCCTGGGCTTCGTCTACGCCATGGTGGCCCTAGGCTACACCATGGTCTACGGCGTCTTGGAGCTCATCAACTTCGCCCACTCGGAGATCTTCATGATCGGAGCGGTGGTGGGGGTGGAGGTCTTCCGCTACCTGGCCCCCCATATGGGAAACGGCTTTCTCCTCCTCTTCCTCGCCCTGGTGCTGGGTGGGGTGGTGGCGGGGATCACCGCCATTTTGGTGGAGCGCTTCGCCTACCGCCCCTTGCGCAAACGGGGCACCACCAACCGCCTCGTCCCCCTCATCACCGCCATCGGGGTTTCCTTTATCCTCCAGGACTTGGTGCGCCTCATTGAGGGGCTTTGGCACAACGAGTTCTTCCTCAGGATGCGCACTGTGGAGGACCTCGAGGGCAGCGTGGAGCTCTTCGGCGGGGCCATCTTCGCCCAGACCAAGTCCTTCATCCTCATGGGGGTTTCCATCCTCATGCTCCTCGGGCTCACCTACCTGGTGAACCGTACCAAGCTGGGGGTGGCCATCCGCGCCGTGGCCCAGGACCTCTCCACGGCAAGCCTCATGGGCATAGACCCCGACCGCATCATCTCCCGCACCTTCCTGATCGGCGGCTCCTTGGGTGGGGTGGCGGGGGTGCTTTTTGCCCTGCAGTACACCACCATCACCCCCTATGTGGGCTTTCTACCCGGCCTTAAGGCCTTCACCGCCGCCGTCTTAGGGGGCATCGGCAACATCCCTGGGGCCATGCTGGGGGGCCTGGTCTTGGGTCAGTTGGAGAACTTCTTCGGCACCTACTTGCCTATCCTGACCAACGGCAACTTCGGCACCGAGTACAAGGACGTGGTGGCCTTCCTCATCCTTATCCTCATCCTGCTCCTTCGGCCCCAAGGGCTTTTGGGGCAGGTGGTCAAGGAGAAAGTATGA
- a CDS encoding ABC transporter permease: MGSYIVRRLLGLVPVLFGITLLVFLFLQLIPGDPAQAILGERGTPEQLAALREKLGLNRPLYVQYLTFVRNVLTGDLGTSAVSTIPVAEELKRRWPATFELALAATLVAVVLGIPVGTLAAVRKNSLLDTLSMSLSLVGVSMPVFWLGLLLVYLFAVNLHWLPTGGRLSTDLAIDFRPITGFLLLDGLLTGQPQVLGDALKHLILPALTLGTIPLAILTRITRSAMLEVLSQDYVRTARAKGLAERQVILKHALKNALLPVVTIIGLQFGTLLGGAILTETIFSWPGIGSYIYEGILNRDYPVVQAGVLVVATAFVLVNLLVDLSYALLDPRIQYR, encoded by the coding sequence ATGGGGAGCTACATTGTCCGACGACTTTTGGGCCTTGTTCCCGTGCTCTTTGGCATCACCCTCTTGGTCTTCCTCTTCCTTCAGCTCATCCCCGGGGACCCCGCCCAGGCCATCCTGGGGGAGCGGGGGACCCCGGAGCAGCTCGCCGCCTTGCGGGAAAAACTCGGGCTTAACCGGCCCCTCTACGTCCAGTACCTCACCTTCGTACGTAACGTCCTCACCGGGGACCTGGGCACGAGCGCTGTGTCCACCATCCCCGTGGCCGAGGAGCTCAAACGGCGCTGGCCCGCCACCTTTGAGCTGGCCTTGGCCGCCACCTTGGTGGCGGTGGTCCTGGGCATCCCCGTGGGCACCCTGGCGGCGGTGCGGAAGAACAGCCTTTTGGACACCCTTTCCATGAGCCTTTCCCTGGTGGGGGTGTCCATGCCCGTTTTCTGGCTGGGCCTCCTGCTGGTCTACCTCTTCGCCGTGAACCTGCACTGGCTGCCCACCGGGGGGCGGCTTTCCACCGACTTGGCCATTGACTTTCGCCCCATCACGGGCTTTCTCCTCCTAGACGGGCTTTTGACAGGGCAGCCTCAGGTGCTGGGCGATGCGCTCAAACACCTGATCCTCCCCGCCTTGACCCTGGGCACCATCCCCTTGGCCATTCTCACCCGCATCACCCGGAGCGCCATGCTGGAGGTGCTTTCCCAGGATTACGTGCGCACTGCCCGGGCCAAGGGCCTCGCCGAGCGGCAGGTCATCCTCAAACACGCCCTGAAGAATGCCCTTCTCCCAGTAGTGACCATCATCGGCCTACAGTTCGGGACCCTTTTGGGTGGGGCCATCCTTACGGAAACCATCTTCTCTTGGCCCGGCATCGGCTCGTACATCTACGAGGGCATCCTCAACCGCGACTACCCCGTGGTGCAGGCCGGGGTCCTAGTGGTGGCCACCGCCTTCGTCCTGGTCAACCTCCTGGTGGACCTATCCTACGCCCTCTTGGACCCTCGCATCCAGTATCGGTGA
- a CDS encoding branched-chain amino acid ABC transporter permease has translation MSALATLLSLAFLGLAYLAPGALTNLFGLVALGTTAFLKLSPQARTLNLALLTLAFTLGLVRSGNTLGLIGLVGILVALTTLPRIPTWVRGLLGLAILLLSVPMAGFANTFIFELGIQIGIYAAMALGLNVVVGMAGLLDLGYAAFFAVGAYTWAIFGSEQAKNFLAGNFPLPGEYMYLFMLIAVATTALTGLLIGLPALRLRGDYLAIVTLGLGEVVRILANNLDHPINFTNGPQGITPVQRPPIDWFRELMGALGVRLDQTTDYQLFFYFLVLLMIGLVVLVNLNLANSRFGRAWVAIREDEIAARSMGIPLLPTKLLAFMTGAAFSGVMGVIFAAQRTFVSPESFTLLASITILGMVILGGMGSIPGAILGAAALTILNLDILKTFSEFVRTSLPQIPSQVDPAKYERLVFGLILVLMMIFRPEGLIPEKRHKAEMEEA, from the coding sequence ATGAGCGCCCTCGCCACGCTTCTCAGCCTGGCCTTTTTGGGCCTCGCCTACCTGGCCCCTGGGGCCCTCACCAACCTCTTCGGCCTGGTGGCCCTGGGAACCACCGCCTTCCTCAAGCTCTCCCCCCAGGCCCGCACCCTGAACCTGGCCCTCCTGACCCTGGCCTTCACCTTAGGGCTCGTGCGCTCGGGGAACACCTTGGGCCTCATCGGCCTCGTGGGCATTCTGGTGGCCCTCACCACCTTGCCCCGCATCCCCACCTGGGTCCGGGGGCTTTTGGGCCTCGCCATCCTTCTCCTTTCCGTGCCCATGGCCGGCTTCGCCAACACCTTCATCTTTGAGCTGGGGATCCAGATCGGCATCTACGCCGCCATGGCCCTGGGGCTCAACGTGGTGGTGGGCATGGCGGGGCTTTTGGACCTGGGCTACGCCGCCTTCTTCGCCGTGGGGGCCTACACCTGGGCCATTTTCGGCTCCGAGCAGGCCAAGAACTTTCTCGCCGGCAACTTTCCCCTCCCGGGGGAGTACATGTACCTCTTCATGCTCATCGCCGTGGCCACCACCGCCCTAACCGGGCTCCTCATCGGCCTTCCCGCCCTGAGGCTACGGGGAGACTACTTGGCCATCGTCACCTTGGGCCTGGGGGAGGTGGTGCGCATCCTGGCCAACAACCTGGACCACCCCATCAACTTCACCAACGGTCCCCAGGGCATCACCCCCGTTCAGCGCCCCCCCATCGACTGGTTCCGGGAACTCATGGGAGCCTTGGGGGTGCGGCTGGACCAGACCACGGACTACCAGCTTTTCTTCTACTTCTTGGTCCTCCTGATGATCGGGCTTGTGGTCCTAGTCAACCTGAACCTGGCCAACTCCCGCTTCGGCCGGGCCTGGGTGGCCATCCGCGAGGACGAGATCGCCGCCCGTTCCATGGGCATTCCCCTCCTGCCCACCAAGCTCCTGGCCTTCATGACCGGGGCCGCCTTCTCCGGGGTCATGGGGGTCATCTTCGCCGCCCAGCGCACCTTCGTGTCCCCCGAGTCCTTCACCCTCCTGGCCTCCATCACCATCTTGGGCATGGTAATCCTGGGCGGCATGGGCTCCATCCCCGGGGCCATCCTGGGGGCGGCGGCCCTCACCATCCTCAACCTGGACATCCTCAAGACCTTCAGCGAGTTCGTGCGCACCAGCCTACCCCAGATCCCAAGCCAGGTGGACCCCGCCAAGTACGAACGGCTGGTCTTCGGCCTTATCCTGGTCTTGATGATGATCTTCCGCCCGGAAGGCCTGATCCCGGAGAAGCGCCACAAGGCGGAGATGGAGGAGGCATGA
- the glnA gene encoding type I glutamate--ammonia ligase, whose protein sequence is MAYTKAEILKALKSEGVKFLRLQITDILGVVKNVEVPESQFEKALDGEIMFDGSSIEGFTRIEESDMLLRPDYNTFVILPDLVEDPKRGKVARLICDVYYPDGRPFEGDPRFVLKRQIERLKKLGFDNMYAGPEPEFFLFLRTPEGLPTTETHDKAGYFDLAPVDKGEEARRDMVNALVAMGFEIEASHHEVAPGQHEIDFKYADALTTADNIATFKWVVKRVALNHGLHATFLPKPIRGINGSGMHTHLSLFKNGENAFYDPKAEYQLSKTALHFIAGLLEHAEGMVAITNPLVNSYKRLTPGYEAPTNIAWSASNRSAMIRIPARRGVGTRAELRMPDPSANPYLALAVMAAAAMDGIERKLLPPPPIQRNIYQMSVRERRKHKIRELPGTLREALEALKKDPVIREALGEHVYTHFLQAKQMEWDDYRVTVHQWELDQYLATY, encoded by the coding sequence ATGGCGTACACCAAGGCGGAAATCCTCAAGGCGCTGAAGTCGGAGGGCGTGAAGTTCCTGCGCCTCCAGATCACCGACATCCTGGGCGTGGTGAAGAACGTGGAGGTGCCGGAGTCCCAGTTTGAGAAGGCCCTGGACGGGGAAATCATGTTTGACGGCTCCTCCATCGAAGGCTTCACCCGCATCGAGGAGTCGGACATGCTCCTCCGACCCGACTACAACACCTTCGTCATCCTGCCCGACCTGGTGGAAGACCCCAAGCGGGGCAAGGTGGCCCGGCTCATCTGCGACGTCTACTACCCCGACGGCCGCCCCTTCGAGGGCGACCCCCGGTTCGTGCTCAAGCGGCAGATCGAAAGGCTCAAGAAGCTCGGTTTTGACAACATGTACGCCGGCCCCGAGCCCGAGTTCTTCCTCTTCCTGAGGACCCCCGAGGGCCTCCCCACCACGGAAACCCACGACAAGGCGGGCTACTTTGACCTGGCCCCCGTGGACAAGGGGGAAGAGGCCCGGCGCGACATGGTCAACGCCTTGGTGGCCATGGGCTTTGAGATCGAGGCCTCCCACCACGAGGTGGCCCCGGGGCAGCACGAGATCGACTTCAAGTATGCCGACGCCCTCACCACCGCCGACAACATCGCCACCTTCAAGTGGGTGGTGAAGCGGGTGGCCCTGAACCATGGCCTCCACGCCACCTTCCTGCCCAAGCCCATCCGGGGCATCAACGGTAGCGGCATGCACACCCACCTCTCCCTCTTCAAAAACGGGGAGAACGCCTTCTACGACCCCAAGGCGGAGTACCAGCTCTCCAAGACCGCCCTCCACTTCATCGCCGGGCTTTTGGAGCACGCCGAGGGCATGGTGGCCATCACCAACCCCCTGGTGAACTCCTACAAGCGCCTCACCCCCGGGTACGAGGCCCCCACCAACATCGCCTGGTCCGCCTCCAACCGCTCCGCCATGATCCGCATTCCCGCCCGCCGGGGCGTGGGCACCCGGGCGGAGCTTAGGATGCCCGACCCCTCCGCCAACCCCTACCTAGCCCTGGCGGTCATGGCCGCTGCCGCCATGGACGGGATCGAGCGCAAGCTTCTGCCGCCCCCGCCCATCCAGCGCAACATCTACCAGATGAGCGTACGGGAGCGCCGGAAGCACAAGATCCGCGAGCTCCCGGGTACCTTGCGGGAGGCCCTCGAGGCCCTGAAGAAGGACCCGGTGATCCGCGAGGCCTTGGGAGAACACGTCTACACCCACTTCCTCCAGGCCAAGCAGATGGAGTGGGACGACTACCGGGTCACCGTCCACCAGTGGGAGCTGGACCAGTACCTGGCCACCTACTAG
- a CDS encoding ABC transporter substrate-binding protein: MKGKVLLGLLVALGLGLAQKTLVFGANGEPVSLEPGNITDGISIYVQRQIYDTLVDFKPGSTEVTAGLATSWFSSQDGKVWTFRLRQGVRFQDGTELTAEAVKFNVERWWDPKNPTRIDAAARYEIWPELFGGFKGDPGSLLKEVQVVDKYTVRFVLTQPFPAFPAAIGSGYFGIASPAAIQKDGAKYGSPTGSAVGTGPFRLVEWRPGEQIVLEKNPNYWKKGFPKVDRVVFRVIKDPAARLAALKAGTIDFTTDIPPANLKDIEGDKNLDAVFRPSFNVGYLALNPAHKPLSDPRVRQAIAMAINKKAIVQAFWGKLGLTDGHFTPPSMKAFQSPKVTDYEFNPQKAKALLAEAGYPNGFDLELWYMPVSRPYFPTPKEIAEAMAADLSALGIRVKLQTKDWASYLADRKQAPGFQAYMLGWTGDYGDPQNFYDPHFACPIADLFDSAGKPLCAKELGDLLTKAATTPNPEERKRLYQQADELTFNLALRIPIVHSQPLLAKRKNIVGWVPSPLGSESFETIEKR; encoded by the coding sequence ATGAAGGGAAAAGTTCTACTCGGCCTGTTGGTAGCCTTGGGGCTTGGGCTCGCCCAAAAGACCCTGGTCTTCGGGGCTAACGGGGAGCCGGTGAGCCTCGAGCCCGGCAACATCACCGACGGGATCTCCATCTACGTCCAGCGGCAGATCTACGACACCTTGGTGGATTTCAAACCCGGCTCCACCGAGGTTACCGCTGGCTTGGCCACCAGCTGGTTCAGCTCGCAGGACGGCAAGGTCTGGACCTTCCGCCTGCGGCAAGGTGTGCGCTTCCAAGACGGCACCGAGCTCACCGCCGAGGCGGTGAAGTTTAACGTGGAGCGCTGGTGGGATCCCAAGAACCCCACCCGCATTGACGCCGCCGCCCGCTACGAGATCTGGCCCGAGCTCTTCGGGGGCTTCAAGGGCGACCCCGGCTCCTTGCTAAAGGAAGTCCAGGTGGTGGACAAGTACACCGTGCGCTTTGTCCTGACCCAACCCTTCCCCGCCTTCCCCGCCGCTATCGGCTCGGGGTACTTCGGCATCGCCAGCCCCGCAGCCATCCAAAAGGACGGGGCCAAGTACGGCTCCCCCACGGGGAGCGCCGTGGGCACCGGGCCTTTCCGGCTGGTGGAGTGGCGGCCCGGGGAGCAGATCGTCCTGGAGAAGAACCCCAACTACTGGAAGAAGGGGTTCCCCAAGGTGGACCGCGTGGTCTTCCGGGTGATCAAGGACCCCGCCGCCCGGCTGGCGGCTCTAAAGGCGGGGACCATCGACTTCACCACGGATATCCCCCCTGCCAACCTCAAGGACATCGAGGGAGACAAGAACCTGGATGCGGTCTTCCGCCCCTCCTTCAACGTGGGCTACCTGGCGCTCAACCCCGCCCACAAACCCCTCTCCGATCCCCGGGTGCGGCAGGCCATCGCCATGGCCATCAACAAAAAGGCCATCGTCCAGGCCTTCTGGGGCAAGTTAGGCCTCACGGACGGCCACTTCACCCCGCCTTCCATGAAGGCTTTCCAGTCCCCCAAGGTCACGGACTACGAGTTCAACCCGCAAAAGGCCAAGGCCTTGTTGGCGGAGGCCGGCTACCCCAACGGGTTTGACCTGGAGCTTTGGTACATGCCCGTTTCCCGGCCCTACTTCCCCACCCCCAAGGAGATCGCCGAGGCCATGGCCGCCGACCTTTCCGCCCTGGGCATCCGGGTGAAGCTCCAGACCAAGGACTGGGCCAGCTACCTGGCGGACCGCAAACAGGCCCCGGGCTTCCAGGCCTACATGCTGGGCTGGACGGGGGACTATGGCGACCCGCAGAACTTCTACGACCCCCACTTCGCTTGTCCCATCGCCGATTTGTTCGACAGCGCCGGCAAGCCTCTTTGCGCGAAGGAGCTGGGCGACCTCCTTACCAAGGCAGCTACCACACCCAACCCAGAGGAGCGCAAGCGGCTTTACCAGCAAGCGGACGAGCTCACCTTCAACCTAGCCCTGCGCATCCCTATCGTTCACTCTCAACCCCTCCTTGCCAAGCGGAAGAACATCGTGGGTTGGGTGCCAAGCCCCTTGGGCTCCGAGTCCTTTGAGACCATTGAGAAGCGCTAA